Proteins encoded together in one Planifilum fimeticola window:
- a CDS encoding NADH-quinone oxidoreductase subunit D, whose amino-acid sequence MRTEEMLLNVGPQHPSTHGVFRILLKIDGEIIREATPVIGYLHRGTEKLAENLNYTQIIPYTDRMDYLSAMINNYAVVHAVETLMELEIPERAEYLRVIVMELNRIASHLVWFGTYLLDIGAMSPFLYAFQDREKIIDLFNEISGARLTYNYMRVGGVKWDAPEGWLDKVRNLVSYLRERHEEYLDLVAGNEIFVNRTKGVGKYDAKTAVRYGLSGPCLRCTGIQRDLRKDQPYSIYDRFDFDVPISTEGDCYDRFQIRMEEIRQSLRIIEQAVEQIPEGPIMAKVPRLIRPPEGEVYTAVENPRGELGVHLISKGKASPWRIHWRRPSFHNLQILPQLLEGENIANLIAILGAVDIVLGDVDG is encoded by the coding sequence TCCTCAATGTGGGACCCCAACACCCCAGCACTCACGGTGTGTTCCGGATCTTGCTCAAGATTGACGGGGAGATCATCCGCGAGGCCACTCCGGTGATCGGATACCTGCACCGGGGAACGGAAAAACTGGCGGAAAACCTGAACTATACGCAGATCATCCCCTATACGGACCGGATGGACTACCTGTCGGCGATGATCAACAATTACGCCGTGGTCCACGCCGTTGAAACCCTGATGGAGCTGGAGATTCCCGAACGCGCCGAATATTTGAGGGTCATCGTAATGGAACTGAACCGGATCGCCAGCCATCTGGTCTGGTTCGGCACTTATCTTCTGGATATCGGGGCGATGAGTCCCTTCTTGTATGCCTTCCAGGATCGGGAGAAGATCATTGATCTGTTCAACGAAATATCCGGCGCCCGCCTCACATACAATTACATGAGGGTGGGAGGCGTCAAATGGGATGCTCCCGAGGGCTGGCTCGACAAGGTGCGCAACCTGGTTTCCTACCTGCGGGAGCGCCATGAAGAATATCTTGATCTGGTGGCGGGCAACGAAATCTTTGTCAACCGGACCAAGGGGGTTGGCAAATACGATGCGAAAACCGCCGTCCGGTACGGGCTGTCCGGTCCATGTCTCCGATGCACGGGGATTCAACGGGATCTGAGAAAGGATCAGCCCTATTCGATCTATGACCGGTTTGATTTTGACGTCCCCATTTCCACCGAGGGGGATTGTTACGATCGCTTCCAGATTCGGATGGAGGAAATCCGCCAATCTCTGCGGATCATTGAACAGGCGGTGGAACAAATTCCCGAAGGGCCGATCATGGCCAAGGTGCCGAGGCTGATCCGTCCGCCGGAGGGAGAAGTGTATACGGCGGTGGAAAACCCCCGGGGAGAACTGGGCGTTCACCTGATCAGCAAAGGGAAAGCTTCTCCCTGGCGGATTCATTGGCGCCGGCCGTCCTTCCACAACCTGCAGATTTTGCCCCAGCTGTTGGAGGGGGAAAACATCGCCAATTTGATCGCCATCCTCGGTGCGGTGGATATTGTGCTCGGTGACGTTGACGGTTGA